The proteins below are encoded in one region of Rhodohalobacter mucosus:
- the xylA gene encoding xylose isomerase: MPQANEYFPTVKKIEYEGPDSDNPLAFTHYDESRTVAGKTMKEHFRFAVAYWHSFCNENSDPFGAGTRSFPWVKSSDPMANATYRLEAAFEFFTKLGVPYYCFHDRDLAPEGQTTGESEKNLVELVELAKKYQNETGVNLLWGTANLFTHPRYMNGAATNPDFNVVCHAAAQVKAALDATVELGGENYVFWGGREGYMTLLNTDMKRELDHLGAFLRSARDYGRSIGFKGNFLIEPKPMEPTKHQYDFDAATVIGFLREQDLLDDFKLNIEANHATLAKHTFAHDVMLAAQYGLLGSIDANRGDNQNGWDTDYFPTNLYDAVHVMMILLEHGGIAPGGLNFDAKIRRNSTDPEDLFYAHIGGMDTFARALLIADDILQNSEYKSLRNGRYRSFDSGEGKEFASGNLSLEELRALAIENGEPEMISGKQEYLENLVNRYI, encoded by the coding sequence ATGCCACAAGCGAACGAATATTTCCCCACCGTCAAAAAAATCGAATACGAAGGGCCCGATAGCGACAACCCTCTCGCGTTCACCCATTATGATGAGAGCCGCACGGTTGCGGGCAAAACCATGAAAGAGCATTTCCGGTTTGCGGTAGCCTACTGGCACTCGTTCTGCAACGAAAACAGTGATCCGTTTGGAGCGGGTACCCGCTCGTTTCCATGGGTCAAATCATCTGACCCGATGGCCAATGCCACCTACCGGCTCGAAGCCGCTTTTGAGTTTTTCACCAAGCTCGGTGTGCCTTATTACTGCTTTCATGACCGGGATCTTGCACCCGAGGGGCAAACCACAGGTGAATCTGAGAAAAACCTTGTGGAACTCGTGGAGCTTGCAAAGAAGTATCAAAACGAAACAGGGGTAAATCTTCTCTGGGGTACGGCCAACCTGTTTACGCATCCCCGGTACATGAACGGTGCGGCAACCAATCCCGATTTCAATGTGGTTTGCCATGCGGCCGCCCAGGTAAAGGCAGCTCTTGACGCCACTGTGGAGCTTGGCGGTGAAAACTACGTGTTCTGGGGCGGACGAGAAGGCTATATGACCCTGCTCAATACCGACATGAAGCGGGAACTGGATCACCTGGGGGCTTTTTTGCGTTCTGCACGCGACTACGGCCGGAGTATCGGTTTTAAGGGAAATTTTCTGATTGAACCCAAGCCGATGGAGCCCACCAAGCACCAATACGATTTTGATGCTGCTACGGTTATCGGCTTTCTGCGGGAACAAGACCTGCTGGATGACTTTAAGCTGAATATTGAGGCCAATCACGCCACCCTCGCCAAACATACATTTGCCCATGATGTGATGCTTGCGGCGCAGTACGGCCTGCTGGGCAGCATCGATGCCAACCGGGGCGACAATCAGAACGGATGGGATACCGACTACTTCCCCACCAACCTGTATGATGCGGTTCACGTGATGATGATCCTGCTGGAGCATGGCGGCATCGCGCCAGGCGGACTCAATTTTGACGCCAAGATCCGCCGCAACTCCACCGATCCCGAGGATCTTTTTTACGCCCACATCGGCGGCATGGATACCTTTGCACGGGCGCTTCTGATTGCGGATGATATTTTGCAGAATTCGGAATACAAATCACTGCGTAACGGCCGTTACCGCTCCTTTGATTCCGGCGAAGGCAAAGAGTTTGCCTCAGGCAATCTCTCACTCGAAGAGCTTCGTGCCCTGGCCATTGAAAACGGTGAACCGGAGAT